Proteins from one Microtus pennsylvanicus isolate mMicPen1 chromosome 7, mMicPen1.hap1, whole genome shotgun sequence genomic window:
- the Tmem217 gene encoding transmembrane protein 217 has translation MRQQNWYGLSAKMGTVLSGAFSIMATHMHLIFEKKYLGNDNCTSSLQSQGINVVRYFFICWSFKIILFLSLVTMAVSCFLLYSVYAQIYGGLMSYTIWIFTYESINLVVQILTDEFCMTLVRAMRWFGWVSRASLHSFCLYFVVTHAQIIYQSKKQGNILSYHRRISLGAGDNPRRKSKILTFVHHYNE, from the coding sequence ATGAGGCAGCAGAACTGGTATGGGCTGTCAGCGAAGATGGGCACAGTGCTGTCAGGGGCCTTTTCCATCATGGCCACCCACATGCACCTCATCTTCGAAAAGAAGTACCTTGGGAACGACAACTGCACGAGTAGCCTCCAGAGTCAGGGCATCAATGTTGTGAGATACTTCTTCATCTGCTGGAGCTTCAAAATCATCCTGTTCCTGTCCCTCGTCACCATGGCCGTCAGCTGCTTCCTCCTGTACTCCGTGTATGCCCAGATTTATGGGGGTCTCATGAGCTACACCATCTGGATCTTCACCTATGAGTCCATCAACCTGGTGGTCCAAATCCTCACTGATGAGTTCTGCATGACGCTGGTCAGAGCCATGCGCTGGTTCGGTTGGGTGTCCCGGGCATCCCTACACAGCTTCTGTCTGTACTTTGTCGTTACCCATGCCCAAATCATCTACCAGAGCAAGAAACAGGGCAACATACTCTCTTACCATAGGCGCATCtctttgggagctggagacaaCCCCCGGCGGAAATCTAAGATTTTAACTTTTGTCCACCATTACAATGAGTAA